In Novosphingobium sp. MMS21-SN21R, a single genomic region encodes these proteins:
- the folE gene encoding GTP cyclohydrolase I FolE has product MSGVAGPEDDDDLARGKVPVPEDVQDAIRTLIRWSGDDPSREGLLDTPKRVARAWKEYCLGYGEDPAIHLERQFEEVGGYDEIVLLKDIPFQSHCEHHMAPIIGKAAIAYLPRDKVVGISKLARVLHGFARRLQIQERLTAEVAQCIWDKLRPHGVAVVIEASHACMTARGVRTPGVGMVTSRMMGTFLEDTRSRKEVLSLMGY; this is encoded by the coding sequence CCGAAGACGTGCAGGACGCGATCCGTACGCTGATCCGCTGGTCGGGCGACGATCCGTCGCGCGAGGGATTGCTCGATACGCCCAAACGCGTGGCGCGGGCGTGGAAGGAATATTGCCTCGGCTATGGCGAGGATCCGGCCATTCATCTTGAACGGCAGTTCGAGGAAGTCGGCGGCTACGACGAGATCGTGTTGCTCAAGGACATTCCGTTCCAATCGCACTGCGAACACCACATGGCGCCGATCATCGGCAAGGCAGCGATTGCCTATCTTCCGCGCGATAAGGTCGTCGGCATCTCCAAGCTGGCGCGGGTTCTGCATGGCTTTGCGCGGCGGTTGCAGATTCAGGAACGGCTGACCGCAGAGGTTGCGCAGTGCATCTGGGACAAACTGCGGCCGCACGGCGTTGCGGTGGTGATCGAGGCCAGCCACGCCTGCATGACCGCGCGCGGCGTGCGCACGCCGGGCGTCGGGATGGTGACAAGCCGGATGATGGGCACGTTTCTTGAAGATACCCGCAGCCGCAAGGAAGTGCTCAGCCTGATGGGCTACTGA
- a CDS encoding TorF family putative porin, with protein MNLNLLRLTALLPALLSGAAVVHAQSIDAGMEVTTDEVRRGLSWSDGEVSASADASAGFAGVDAAVRFSALRMSYRHANADVVADLVIGKDWDVSGFTLRTEAIGHVFGGADSNMNYAEVRLGGSYTIGPLQVGAGAFYAPSQDAIGGDNLYLRATALAGIPAFPVTVAASVGRTTGDTKEARSARLRPAGDYTDWKVGLEYNQFPFTVGVDYLGTDIDTSRVVTSPFADLRHAGDRVVGRVRLSF; from the coding sequence ATGAATTTGAACCTGTTGCGCTTGACCGCCCTGCTTCCTGCTTTGTTGAGTGGTGCTGCTGTCGTCCACGCCCAATCCATTGATGCGGGCATGGAGGTGACCACCGACGAAGTGCGGCGCGGGCTGAGTTGGAGCGATGGTGAGGTATCCGCCTCAGCCGATGCCAGCGCCGGTTTTGCCGGGGTCGATGCAGCAGTGCGTTTCTCGGCGCTGCGTATGTCCTACCGTCATGCAAATGCCGATGTCGTCGCCGATCTTGTCATTGGCAAAGACTGGGACGTAAGCGGTTTCACGCTGCGCACCGAGGCAATTGGCCACGTGTTCGGCGGTGCCGATTCAAACATGAACTACGCCGAAGTCCGGCTTGGCGGGAGCTATACGATCGGGCCGCTGCAGGTGGGAGCAGGGGCTTTCTACGCACCGAGCCAGGACGCCATCGGCGGCGACAATCTCTATCTGCGCGCCACTGCACTCGCCGGAATTCCAGCGTTTCCGGTCACCGTCGCAGCATCGGTTGGCCGCACGACGGGCGACACCAAGGAGGCCCGTTCGGCGCGGCTGCGCCCTGCGGGCGACTATACCGACTGGAAGGTCGGGCTGGAATACAACCAGTTTCCGTTCACCGTAGGGGTCGATTATCTCGGCACGGACATCGACACGTCACGGGTCGTCACCTCGCCCTTTGCCGATCTGAGACATGCTGGCGACCGCGTGGTCGGCAGGGTGCGGCTTTCGTTCTGA
- a CDS encoding peroxiredoxin has product MTIAVGDKLPDVKIVKATAEGNEAVQSTDFFKGKKVALFSVPGAFTPTCSAKHLPGYVDKAADLKAKGIDEIACTAVNDPFVMKAWGAASGSDDVTMLADGNGDLAEALGLTMDGSGFGLGKRGQRFSMVVNDGVVEQLFVEAPGDFKVSSAEHMLDNI; this is encoded by the coding sequence ATGACTATCGCTGTTGGAGACAAGCTTCCCGACGTGAAGATCGTGAAAGCCACCGCCGAAGGCAACGAAGCGGTCCAGTCGACCGATTTCTTCAAGGGCAAGAAGGTCGCCCTGTTCTCGGTGCCGGGCGCCTTCACGCCGACCTGCTCGGCCAAGCATCTGCCGGGCTATGTCGACAAGGCTGCCGATCTCAAGGCCAAGGGCATCGACGAAATCGCCTGCACCGCCGTCAACGATCCCTTCGTGATGAAGGCTTGGGGCGCTGCCAGCGGCTCGGACGACGTGACCATGCTTGCTGACGGCAATGGCGATCTTGCCGAAGCACTCGGCCTTACCATGGACGGTTCGGGCTTCGGCCTTGGCAAGCGCGGCCAGCGTTTCTCGATGGTCGTCAACGACGGCGTCGTCGAACAGCTGTTCGTAGAAGCACCGGGCGACTTCAAGGTCAGCTCGGCCGAGCACATGCTCGACAACATCTGA
- the ahcY gene encoding adenosylhomocysteinase encodes MASVIDAKTDYVIADIGLADFGRAEIQIAETEMPGLMALRSEFGASQPLKGARITGSLHMTIQTAVLIETLTALGAEVRWATCNIFSTQDHAAAAIAASGVPVFAIKGESLADYWDYVGEIFDWDKDGSGKTANMILDDGGDATMFALWGARVEAGDELFEPTNAEEIEFVRALRAFLKRKPGYLTASVAHIKGVSEETTTGVHRLYQIAKDGKLPFPAINVNDSVTKSKFDNLYGCKESLVDAIRRATDVMLAGKVACVAGFGDVGKGSAASLRNGGARVMVTEVDPICALQAAMEGYEVVTMDEAVTRADIFVTATGNADVITADHMKAMKPMSIVCNIGHFDSEIQISALDNYGWTEVKPGTDLVTFPDGKQIIVLAKGRLVNLGCATGHPSFVMSASFTNQTLAQIELFTNPAQYKNEVYVLPKHLDEKVAALHLEKLGVKLTKLSEKQAAYIGVTPEGPFKPDHYRY; translated from the coding sequence GTGGCCAGCGTGATTGACGCCAAGACCGACTACGTGATTGCCGATATCGGCCTGGCTGACTTCGGTCGTGCCGAAATCCAGATCGCCGAAACCGAAATGCCGGGTCTCATGGCGCTGCGCAGCGAATTCGGCGCATCGCAGCCGCTGAAGGGCGCGCGCATCACTGGTTCGCTGCACATGACGATCCAGACCGCCGTACTGATCGAGACGCTGACCGCGCTGGGTGCCGAAGTCCGCTGGGCGACCTGCAACATCTTCTCGACGCAGGACCACGCAGCGGCCGCCATCGCGGCTTCGGGCGTGCCGGTGTTCGCGATCAAGGGTGAAAGCCTGGCCGATTACTGGGATTACGTCGGTGAGATCTTCGACTGGGACAAGGACGGGTCGGGCAAGACCGCGAACATGATCCTCGACGATGGCGGCGATGCCACGATGTTCGCGCTGTGGGGCGCGCGTGTTGAAGCGGGCGACGAACTGTTCGAGCCGACCAATGCCGAGGAAATCGAGTTCGTCCGCGCGCTGCGTGCGTTTCTGAAGCGCAAGCCCGGCTATCTCACTGCATCGGTCGCGCACATAAAGGGCGTTTCGGAAGAGACGACCACCGGCGTCCACCGCCTTTACCAGATCGCCAAGGACGGCAAGCTGCCGTTCCCTGCAATCAACGTGAACGACAGCGTTACCAAGTCGAAGTTCGACAACCTTTATGGCTGCAAGGAATCGCTGGTTGACGCGATCCGCCGCGCCACCGACGTGATGCTGGCCGGCAAGGTGGCTTGCGTTGCCGGGTTCGGCGATGTCGGCAAGGGCTCGGCAGCTTCGCTCCGCAACGGCGGGGCGCGCGTGATGGTGACCGAAGTCGATCCGATCTGCGCGCTGCAGGCGGCGATGGAAGGCTATGAAGTCGTGACGATGGACGAGGCGGTGACCCGCGCCGACATCTTCGTGACCGCCACCGGCAATGCCGACGTGATCACTGCCGATCACATGAAGGCGATGAAGCCGATGAGCATCGTCTGCAACATCGGCCACTTCGACAGCGAGATCCAGATCTCGGCGCTCGACAACTATGGCTGGACCGAAGTGAAGCCGGGCACCGATCTGGTGACCTTCCCGGACGGAAAGCAGATCATCGTTCTCGCCAAGGGCCGACTGGTCAACCTGGGCTGCGCCACTGGCCACCCCAGCTTCGTGATGAGCGCCAGCTTCACCAACCAGACGTTGGCGCAGATCGAACTGTTCACCAATCCGGCGCAGTACAAGAACGAAGTCTACGTGTTGCCGAAGCACCTCGACGAGAAGGTCGCGGCGCTGCATCTTGAAAAGCTTGGCGTGAAGCTGACCAAGCTTTCCGAGAAGCAGGCGGCCTATATCGGCGTGACGCCGGAAGGCCCGTTCAAGCCGGATCACTATCGTTACTGA
- a CDS encoding PAS-domain containing protein has protein sequence MALLNQTAMVLIGLLLAVWTVGAGWLVLDARRRARRGEAVQRQARRLARMIDESPALPLLVRADGKIEGPSRLAGWLGFDAMPGYLSELDSGERGLGEVELSRLSDAVRRAQKTGTPFRMALTPKGGMRSLAAHGHLADPQVSPGGAALVWFFDFSDSEAELVKLRAETSSAKADFAGLSGLIEAAPLPMWFRGPDFTLRLVNSAYVKAVGAASADAVIAQGIELIEPVDGLSAAQVARQAHSRRVPIERSLLATIKGQRRALRVTDLPLGEEGVAGYAVDIEEMEELIRQFRRFREAQREMLDTLSAGIAQFDDKRNLVFANQPFLRIFAVPQAWVVDTPPFDRVIDRMRDAGRLPEVRDFPEWRRERQSWFLAREPVEEPWHLSDGTHLRVVGQPMPDGGLLMIFEDRTEQLQLSATRDTLLRTRTATFDNLFESLAVFSPDGKLQLWNRRFAADWGLEEAFLATHPRADVLLGQIASQLKRPAQVGTIAQVIQGATLERKQRSGRLTLADGRHLALAGVPLPDGNGMLTVLDITDSQKAEAALRERNAALVEADAVKTRFIANMSYEFRTPLTSIGGFAELLQSGLAGQLTEQQNEYVAAILSSVERLGEQIENVLDLSQSEAGTLPLAQEPVEMFPLLTAVVQERAERLSAGKLTLDLRGDKSAGIVTGDPRRLRRAFGQLLDNAIAATPEGGRILIEASRKVGAKLQVVVSDNGRGMEAAILARALEGLKVSADGRTVERRQGLGLPLVRQLVEAHGGTLELISEPGLGTSAIVVLP, from the coding sequence ATGGCGTTGCTCAACCAGACCGCAATGGTGCTGATCGGACTGCTGCTGGCTGTGTGGACGGTCGGTGCGGGCTGGCTCGTGCTTGATGCGCGGCGCCGGGCAAGGCGGGGCGAGGCCGTTCAGCGTCAGGCACGCAGGCTTGCCCGTATGATCGACGAATCGCCTGCGCTGCCTTTGCTGGTGCGCGCCGATGGCAAGATCGAAGGACCTTCGCGGCTGGCCGGATGGCTCGGGTTTGATGCGATGCCGGGTTACCTTTCGGAACTCGATTCGGGCGAGCGTGGGCTGGGCGAGGTGGAACTCTCGCGCCTGAGCGATGCGGTGCGCCGCGCGCAGAAGACCGGCACGCCGTTCCGCATGGCGCTGACGCCCAAAGGCGGAATGCGCAGCCTTGCCGCGCATGGCCACCTGGCCGATCCTCAGGTCTCTCCCGGTGGCGCGGCGCTGGTATGGTTCTTCGACTTTTCCGATAGCGAGGCCGAACTGGTCAAGCTGCGCGCCGAGACCAGCAGCGCCAAGGCGGATTTCGCCGGACTTTCGGGCCTGATCGAAGCAGCGCCGCTGCCGATGTGGTTCAGGGGACCGGACTTCACCCTGCGGCTCGTAAACAGCGCCTATGTCAAGGCGGTGGGGGCCGCCAGCGCAGACGCGGTTATCGCGCAAGGCATAGAACTGATCGAGCCGGTCGATGGGCTGTCGGCGGCACAAGTCGCGCGGCAGGCCCATTCGCGCCGCGTCCCGATCGAGCGTTCGCTGCTCGCCACGATAAAGGGCCAACGCCGCGCCTTGCGCGTGACCGATCTGCCGCTGGGCGAAGAAGGCGTGGCAGGATACGCGGTCGACATCGAGGAAATGGAAGAGCTGATCCGTCAGTTCCGCCGCTTCCGCGAGGCCCAGCGCGAAATGCTCGATACGCTTTCGGCGGGCATTGCGCAGTTCGACGACAAGCGGAACCTCGTCTTCGCCAACCAGCCGTTCCTGCGCATTTTTGCGGTGCCGCAGGCCTGGGTGGTCGATACCCCGCCGTTCGACCGTGTGATCGACCGGATGCGCGATGCCGGGCGCTTGCCTGAAGTGCGCGATTTTCCCGAATGGCGGCGCGAACGGCAAAGCTGGTTCCTTGCGCGCGAGCCGGTCGAAGAGCCTTGGCACCTTTCGGATGGGACGCATTTGCGCGTTGTCGGGCAGCCGATGCCTGATGGCGGACTGCTGATGATCTTCGAGGACCGGACCGAGCAACTGCAGCTTTCGGCCACGCGCGATACGCTGCTGCGCACCCGGACGGCGACGTTCGACAATCTGTTCGAATCGCTCGCGGTGTTCTCGCCCGATGGCAAGTTGCAGCTGTGGAACAGGCGCTTTGCCGCCGATTGGGGACTGGAAGAGGCGTTCCTTGCGACCCACCCCCGAGCGGATGTGCTGCTGGGGCAGATTGCCAGCCAATTGAAGCGCCCGGCACAGGTCGGCACGATTGCGCAAGTCATTCAGGGCGCGACGCTGGAGCGCAAACAGCGCAGCGGGCGCCTGACACTGGCGGACGGTCGCCACCTCGCACTGGCCGGCGTACCGCTGCCCGATGGCAATGGCATGCTGACCGTGCTCGACATCACCGACAGCCAGAAGGCCGAAGCGGCCCTGCGCGAACGCAACGCAGCGCTGGTCGAGGCGGACGCGGTGAAAACGCGCTTCATCGCCAACATGAGCTACGAATTCCGCACGCCGCTGACCTCGATTGGCGGATTTGCCGAACTGCTCCAGAGCGGTTTGGCGGGCCAGTTGACCGAGCAGCAGAACGAATATGTCGCGGCAATCCTGTCCTCGGTCGAGCGGCTCGGCGAGCAGATCGAGAACGTGCTCGATCTTTCGCAGAGCGAGGCCGGGACGCTGCCGCTGGCGCAGGAGCCGGTCGAGATGTTCCCGCTCCTGACAGCGGTGGTTCAGGAGCGTGCCGAGCGACTGAGCGCCGGCAAGTTGACGCTTGATCTGCGCGGCGACAAATCGGCGGGAATTGTGACCGGTGATCCCAGGAGGCTGCGACGGGCATTCGGGCAATTGCTCGATAACGCCATTGCCGCAACGCCCGAAGGCGGGCGTATCCTGATCGAAGCATCGCGCAAGGTCGGCGCGAAGCTGCAGGTGGTAGTGTCGGATAATGGGCGCGGTATGGAAGCTGCGATCCTCGCCCGCGCGCTCGAGGGGCTGAAAGTCAGCGCCGATGGCCGTACGGTCGAGCGGCGTCAGGGCCTTGGGTTGCCGTTGGTCCGCCAGTTGGTCGAGGCCCACGGAGGAACCCTCGAACTGATATCTGAGCCGGGGCTTGGCACCAGCGCAATTGTCGTGTTGCCGTGA
- the tsaE gene encoding tRNA (adenosine(37)-N6)-threonylcarbamoyltransferase complex ATPase subunit type 1 TsaE, with translation MIVDLPDLDASRELAQRIAADLRSGDVVALSGGLGAGKTTLAREIIAGMGHEGEVPSPSFAIIEVYDPPAVRLPLVHADFYRLEHPSEADEIGLDDYRQGAALLAEWPENAGGFAHEAACLSIRLESTENGRQAIVSAGRDWLERGSWT, from the coding sequence GTGATCGTCGATCTGCCCGATCTCGATGCATCGCGGGAGCTCGCGCAGCGTATTGCCGCCGATCTGCGGAGCGGCGATGTGGTGGCGCTGTCGGGAGGACTGGGCGCTGGCAAGACCACGCTCGCCCGCGAAATCATCGCAGGCATGGGGCATGAAGGTGAAGTGCCGAGCCCGAGTTTTGCGATCATCGAGGTCTATGATCCGCCCGCCGTGCGCCTGCCGCTGGTCCACGCCGACTTTTACCGCCTGGAGCACCCATCAGAGGCAGACGAGATCGGGCTGGACGATTACCGGCAGGGCGCGGCTCTGCTGGCCGAGTGGCCGGAAAATGCTGGCGGGTTTGCGCATGAAGCCGCGTGTCTTTCGATCCGGCTTGAATCCACGGAAAACGGACGGCAAGCCATTGTGTCAGCAGGCCGCGATTGGCTAGAGCGGGGTTCATGGACCTGA
- a CDS encoding phosphotransferase: MDLTIPPGTEAFLNKAGWVGATIEPLPGDASFRRYFRIRRSSGTAMLMHAPPPNEDPQPFIRSAKWLESYGMRAPIILAEQADDGFVLLEDFGEVRMREYLDAWPQDEEEVYRYAIDALLKLRGLPPGPFTGYTLAEYQREARLFIDWFIPARALYVDSRSWTNAWEEALSPLLGRQRPGVTVLRDYHAENVMLIGGLEKQGLLDFQDALVGHPAYDLVSLLQDARRDVSPELEAKMLDYYLDHIGASGTPAGEDFLADYARLGAQRNAKIVGIFVRLWKRDRKPRYLDYIPRVWSLLERDLAHPALAPVAAWFDANIPADVRATLGGTFEA; the protein is encoded by the coding sequence ATGGACCTGACCATTCCTCCGGGCACCGAGGCTTTCCTGAACAAGGCGGGCTGGGTAGGTGCGACGATCGAGCCCTTGCCGGGGGACGCCTCGTTCCGCCGCTATTTCCGCATACGCCGTTCAAGCGGCACCGCGATGCTGATGCATGCGCCGCCGCCGAATGAAGATCCGCAGCCGTTCATCCGCTCGGCCAAATGGCTCGAATCCTACGGCATGCGTGCGCCGATCATTCTTGCCGAACAGGCGGACGACGGTTTCGTGCTGCTGGAAGACTTCGGCGAAGTGCGGATGCGCGAGTACCTCGACGCCTGGCCGCAGGACGAGGAAGAGGTTTACCGCTACGCCATCGACGCGTTGCTGAAACTGCGTGGTCTGCCGCCGGGACCATTCACCGGCTATACGCTGGCTGAATATCAGCGTGAGGCGCGGCTGTTCATCGACTGGTTCATTCCTGCGCGCGCGCTCTATGTCGACAGCCGCAGCTGGACGAATGCCTGGGAAGAGGCGCTCAGCCCGCTGCTCGGGCGCCAGAGGCCCGGCGTGACGGTGCTGCGCGATTACCATGCCGAAAATGTCATGTTGATCGGCGGGCTTGAAAAGCAGGGTCTGCTCGACTTTCAGGATGCGCTGGTGGGGCATCCGGCCTACGATCTCGTCTCGTTGTTGCAGGATGCGCGGCGTGATGTTTCGCCCGAGCTTGAGGCGAAGATGCTGGACTATTACCTCGACCATATCGGTGCCTCGGGCACGCCTGCTGGCGAAGATTTCCTTGCCGACTACGCGCGCCTTGGCGCGCAGCGCAACGCCAAGATCGTGGGCATATTCGTGCGGTTGTGGAAGCGCGACCGCAAGCCTCGCTATCTTGATTACATCCCGCGCGTGTGGTCGCTGCTCGAGCGCGATCTGGCTCACCCCGCGCTCGCACCGGTGGCCGCATGGTTCGATGCAAACATCCCGGCAGATGTTCGTGCAACCCTTGGTGGCACTTTCGAGGCATGA
- a CDS encoding nucleotidyltransferase family protein yields MTKPLASDVAMVLSAGLGKRMRPLTATRPKPLVRVADKPLIDHCLDKLEEAGVARAVVNVHYLADAMEAHLSRRETPSVAISDERDLLLETGGGMVKALPLLGSDPFFALNSDNIWLDGPRNVFEHLSDNWDAERMDALLLLVPHARAFNYRGKGDFHMDPLGRISRRRTGRIAPFIYSGIQIVSHRLLRDAPEGAFSTTKLWDRAIAEGRLFGTSHLGLWYEVGEPGMIAPTEAALRQD; encoded by the coding sequence ATGACGAAGCCATTGGCAAGCGACGTCGCGATGGTCCTCTCGGCGGGCCTTGGCAAGCGGATGCGCCCGCTCACCGCCACCCGGCCCAAGCCGCTGGTGCGCGTAGCAGACAAGCCGCTGATCGATCACTGCCTCGACAAGCTCGAAGAGGCAGGTGTCGCACGCGCCGTGGTCAACGTGCACTATTTGGCCGACGCGATGGAAGCGCACCTTTCGCGCCGTGAGACGCCTTCCGTGGCGATTTCTGACGAGCGCGACCTGTTGCTCGAAACCGGTGGCGGCATGGTCAAGGCATTGCCACTGCTCGGGAGCGACCCGTTCTTTGCGCTCAACAGCGACAACATCTGGCTTGATGGCCCGCGCAACGTGTTCGAGCATCTCTCGGACAACTGGGACGCAGAGCGTATGGACGCGCTGCTGCTGCTGGTGCCGCATGCACGGGCCTTCAACTATCGCGGCAAGGGCGATTTCCACATGGACCCGCTGGGCCGGATTTCACGGCGGCGGACCGGGCGGATCGCGCCATTCATCTACAGCGGCATCCAGATCGTTTCGCACCGGCTGCTGCGCGATGCGCCCGAAGGCGCGTTCTCGACCACGAAGCTGTGGGACCGGGCCATTGCCGAAGGGCGCCTGTTCGGCACGTCGCACCTGGGCCTGTGGTACGAAGTGGGCGAGCCGGGGATGATTGCGCCGACCGAAGCCGCGCTGCGTCAGGATTGA
- the addB gene encoding double-strand break repair protein AddB translates to MGEGSPRPRVWSIAAHRGFADALVAGLIPRYREDRFGLARLTLLLPSQRAVRTVTEAFIRASGQGLLLPRMAVVGDLDLDETLGPLLDPIGEGTGIPEAVDPVWRLLRLARILGDVLGAEAPGEAALLRQARGLAQGIDRLLVEGIHPLQLLDEQVVGIASDLSVHWIENTRIFATVFTIWQAELSAMGRIDAPERRNRLLEHAAQAWRAVPPAHPVIAAGVTSASPAVAKLLRVVADMPDGGVILPDLDLALDQEVWDALGSAGGSEGDVFERGDVVTHPQYHLKLLLNRMGIAREEVQPWHRAGLSPAPPERSRAISNLFLPPEASTVWVALDARDRRLSGVRSMESANPEEEAQAIAVLVREALAEPERRVAVITPDRSLAARVVANLGRWNIVADDTAGRPLPQTAAGRVFLQMAELVAERVAPVALLALLGHPLVQPGEGRAAWLERVRQLDLVLRGPRPGPGLPAIRQSVEKAEPRHPGLTEWWSGVEDLLFPLVSLEGAIGLDTALVALAEAGEALCGTGLWAQADGRCLAQFVERWREAAGAVPSQVDCADLPALLRDAMDEISVRPPWGGHPRLAIYGLLEARMSRADLVICGGLTEGTWPGNPAPDPLLAPPILRALGIPGADFRIGLSAHDLAAALGAPEVVLSHARRDATGPAIPSRFILRIQAMLADQLRLESRAVEFAQALANADPVAPHPQPHPMPSAEQRRVPIAVTALDRLRGDPYQFYASAILALRSLDPIDADPTPAWKGTAVHDVLKVWHEAGGKPGELVPIAERMFDEMSAHPFMRTMWKPRLINALLWIEAETDRLAGEGREVLAVERKGEIVVDGIRIHGRADRIDTLADGTLAIVDYKTGMPPSAKMVEEGFSLQLGLIGLIAREGGMSGVTGEPARFEYWSLGRNKERGFGYMKSPVKDSGNRSALLPEDFVPETERFLREAIAKWLLGNDPFTARLNPDLPGYSDYDQLMRLDEWQGRERKGDAGGDAA, encoded by the coding sequence ATGGGCGAGGGTTCTCCCCGCCCGCGAGTCTGGTCGATTGCGGCACACCGCGGGTTTGCCGATGCTCTGGTTGCAGGCCTGATCCCGCGTTACCGTGAGGACCGGTTCGGGCTTGCGCGGCTGACGCTGCTCCTGCCCAGCCAGCGTGCGGTGCGCACGGTGACCGAGGCCTTCATTCGCGCGAGCGGGCAGGGATTGCTGCTGCCGCGCATGGCGGTGGTGGGCGATCTCGATCTCGATGAAACGCTGGGGCCGTTGCTCGATCCGATCGGTGAGGGCACGGGCATTCCCGAGGCAGTCGATCCGGTGTGGCGACTGCTGCGGCTCGCTCGCATTCTGGGCGATGTGTTGGGGGCTGAAGCACCCGGTGAGGCCGCGCTGCTGCGCCAAGCGCGAGGGCTGGCGCAAGGGATTGACCGGCTGCTGGTAGAGGGCATTCATCCCCTGCAGTTGCTGGACGAACAGGTCGTCGGAATTGCGTCAGATCTTTCGGTCCACTGGATTGAGAATACGCGCATTTTTGCGACTGTCTTCACGATCTGGCAGGCGGAACTCAGTGCCATGGGGCGTATAGACGCGCCAGAGCGCCGCAACCGACTGCTCGAACATGCCGCGCAGGCCTGGCGCGCGGTGCCGCCCGCTCATCCGGTCATCGCAGCGGGTGTGACCTCAGCCTCGCCTGCCGTGGCGAAGCTGCTGCGCGTGGTTGCGGACATGCCTGACGGTGGCGTGATCCTGCCCGATCTCGATCTCGCGCTCGATCAGGAGGTGTGGGACGCACTTGGCAGTGCGGGCGGATCGGAGGGCGACGTGTTCGAGCGGGGCGACGTCGTCACGCATCCGCAGTATCATCTCAAACTGCTTCTGAACCGCATGGGCATCGCGCGCGAAGAAGTGCAACCATGGCACCGTGCGGGTCTTTCGCCCGCACCGCCCGAGCGCAGCCGAGCCATTTCCAACTTGTTCCTCCCGCCCGAGGCCAGCACGGTCTGGGTCGCACTGGATGCAAGGGACCGGCGGCTTTCGGGCGTGCGCTCGATGGAAAGCGCGAATCCTGAAGAAGAGGCGCAGGCGATTGCGGTGCTTGTGCGCGAGGCACTTGCCGAACCGGAACGCCGCGTCGCCGTCATTACACCCGATCGCAGCCTCGCCGCGCGCGTGGTAGCCAACCTTGGCCGCTGGAACATCGTGGCAGACGATACGGCCGGGCGCCCCCTGCCGCAGACCGCAGCGGGGCGTGTGTTCCTGCAGATGGCCGAACTGGTGGCCGAGCGTGTCGCGCCGGTGGCACTTTTGGCACTGCTCGGCCATCCGCTGGTGCAGCCGGGCGAAGGGCGTGCGGCCTGGCTTGAGCGCGTGCGTCAGCTTGATCTGGTGCTGCGCGGACCACGACCCGGGCCGGGCCTGCCCGCCATCCGGCAGTCGGTGGAGAAAGCAGAGCCGCGTCATCCGGGTCTGACGGAATGGTGGTCTGGCGTCGAGGACCTGCTGTTTCCGTTGGTGTCGCTCGAGGGTGCTATCGGGCTCGACACTGCGTTGGTGGCGCTGGCCGAAGCGGGCGAAGCGCTGTGCGGAACGGGCTTGTGGGCGCAGGCTGACGGGCGCTGCCTTGCACAATTCGTCGAGCGCTGGCGCGAAGCTGCCGGGGCTGTGCCGTCGCAAGTCGATTGCGCCGATCTCCCCGCGTTGTTGCGCGACGCGATGGACGAGATTTCGGTGCGCCCGCCATGGGGTGGCCATCCGCGCCTGGCGATCTACGGGCTGCTCGAAGCGCGGATGAGCCGTGCCGATCTGGTGATCTGCGGCGGGCTGACCGAGGGCACATGGCCCGGCAATCCCGCGCCCGATCCGCTGCTGGCCCCGCCGATCCTGCGCGCGCTGGGCATTCCGGGAGCGGATTTCCGCATCGGTCTGTCCGCGCACGATCTTGCCGCAGCACTGGGCGCGCCCGAAGTGGTGCTGAGTCATGCCCGCCGCGATGCGACTGGCCCTGCGATCCCTTCGCGCTTCATCCTGCGCATTCAGGCGATGCTTGCAGACCAGTTGCGGCTTGAGTCGCGCGCGGTCGAATTCGCGCAGGCGCTTGCCAATGCGGATCCGGTTGCGCCGCATCCACAGCCCCACCCGATGCCCTCGGCGGAGCAGCGGCGCGTGCCCATCGCGGTCACCGCGCTCGACCGGCTTCGCGGTGATCCCTACCAGTTCTACGCATCGGCCATTCTGGCGCTGCGCAGTCTCGACCCCATCGACGCTGACCCCACGCCTGCGTGGAAGGGCACGGCGGTGCATGATGTGCTGAAGGTGTGGCACGAGGCGGGTGGCAAGCCCGGCGAACTGGTGCCGATTGCCGAGCGCATGTTTGATGAAATGAGTGCGCATCCGTTCATGCGCACGATGTGGAAGCCGCGCCTGATAAACGCGCTGCTGTGGATCGAGGCGGAGACGGACCGGCTTGCGGGCGAGGGCCGTGAGGTTTTGGCGGTGGAGCGCAAGGGCGAGATCGTAGTGGATGGCATCCGCATTCATGGTCGGGCAGACCGGATTGACACACTGGCCGACGGAACGCTGGCCATAGTCGATTACAAGACCGGGATGCCGCCGTCAGCCAAGATGGTTGAAGAGGGGTTCTCGCTCCAACTGGGCCTGATAGGTCTGATCGCGCGCGAAGGCGGGATGTCCGGCGTTACTGGCGAACCTGCACGCTTCGAATACTGGTCGCTCGGTCGCAACAAGGAGCGTGGGTTCGGCTACATGAAATCGCCGGTGAAGGATTCGGGCAACCGCAGCGCGCTCTTGCCGGAGGACTTCGTGCCGGAAACGGAGCGCTTTCTGCGCGAGGCGATTGCCAAGTGGCTGCTCGGAAACGACCCGTTCACGGCGCGCCTTAATCCCGATCTTCCTGGCTATTCCGATTACGACCAGCTCATGCGCCTTGATGAATGGCAGGGCCGCGAGCGCAAGGGCGATGCGGGCGGAGACGCGGCATGA